In Nicotiana tabacum cultivar K326 chromosome 11, ASM71507v2, whole genome shotgun sequence, a single window of DNA contains:
- the LOC107777889 gene encoding transcription factor bHLH94-like, producing the protein MALETVVFQQDPFIYSHEDFYNLGGFFHDYNWDSSHSSIAQSYNNNSSSPEVCTGFLPAEYTPVETPVVSCRRKRRRTKCSKNKEEIENQRMTHIAVERNRRRQMNDYLAVLRSLMPPSYAQRGDQASIVGGAINFVKELEQLLQFLEAHKQQVRNQLSPNNASQHPFSKFFTFPQYSTGNNHPMAAASDGTMTEERRSAVADIEVTMVENHANVKVLSRRRPKQLLKIVNWLQAMCLTILHLTVSTADHMVLYSFSVKVEDNCQLNTVSDIASAVHEMVAMIIKEEAMSC; encoded by the exons atgGCTCTTGAAACTGTTGTTTTCCAACAAGATCCTTTCATTTATAGCCACGAAGATTTTTACAATCTTGGTGGTTTTTTTCATGATTATAATTGGGATTCTTCTCATTCTTCAATAGCACAAAGCTATAATAACAACTCTTCATCCCCCGAAGTTTGCACCGGATTCTTGCCGGCGGAATATACTCCGGTGGAGACTCCGGTTGTTTCTTGCCGGAGAAAAAGACGGCGCACTAAATGTTCTAAGAACAAGGAGGAAATAGAGAACCAAAGGATGACTCACATTGCTGTCGAAAGAAATCGCCGCCGGCAAATGAACGATTACCTCGCCGTTCTCCGATCATTGATGCCTCCTTCCTATGCTCAAAGG GGAGACCAAGCATCAATTGTTGGAGGCGCAATTAATTTTGTAAAAGAACTTGAACAACTTCTTCAATTTTTGGAAGCTCACAAACAACAAGTTAGAAATCAATTATCACCAAATAATGCTTCTCAACATCCATTCTCTAAGTTCTTCACTTTCCCTCAATACTCAACCGGAAACAACCACCCGATGGCCGCCGCCAGCGACGGGACAATGACGGAGGAGAGGCGGTCGGCGGTGGCGGATATCGAGGTGACAATGGTGGAAAATCATGCTAATGTTAAGGTTTTGTCAAGGAGAAGACCAAAACAATTATTGAAGATTGTTAATTGGTTACAAGCTATGTGCCTTACAATTCTTCACCTCACTGTTTCAACAGCTGATCATATGGTTCTTTACTCATTCAGTGTCAAG GTGGAAGATAATTGTCAGCTAAATACAGTGAGTGATATAGCAAGTGCTGTGCATGAAATGGTGGCCATGATAATTAAGGAGGAGGCTATGTCTTGTTGA